The Stackebrandtia nassauensis DSM 44728 genome includes the window CAGCATGGTGGTGCTGTTGCTGTGTTACGTCACCAAAGACACCGGAAGCGGGGAACCTCAGGAAGACGTCGGCGTGTTCACGATGCCGATGGCCTGGAACGGCGACGACTGGAAGTTGGTGCGATCAGACGACGACACCGACTACACCGATCTGAACACCACACCGGGTAGCGATGAAGCTCGCGCGAAGGGCTGGATCGGGGTAACCCGATGAGTGCCTTCTGCAACCCGTTCTCCACGAACCCCGCCGATATCGCCGAGTGTGTCGCAGAGGGACAGAAAGCCGGCGGGGCGATCGACGCGGCTCTCAATCCCTTCGAAGCCATCTGCCAAGCGTTCGCCGAGGCCGCGGCCGACATGCTCAAAGAGTTCGCCAAGGCGTTCGCGAAGTTCCCGAACATCGATGTGACCGATCCCGGTGTCACCGACGTCTATTCGCTGTCGATGGGTATCGGCATCTTCGCCGCGGTGATCCTCCTGCTGCTCCAAACCGCGCGAACGGCCATCACCCACGAAGGCAAAGCCCTGGCCGAAGGGCTCGTCGGCGTCGGCAAAGCCGCACTGGCGATGATGCTGACGCTCAGCTTGACGACCGCCGGGCTATTGGCCGCCGACGAACTGACAAAGTGGATCATCAAGGAATCCTTCGGCTCGGTGGAGAAGCTGACCAAACGCCTGTCGAGTTTCTTGGTAATCGAGACCGTCGCCAACCTTCCACAAATGCTGCTGATCGCGCTGCTGGTCATGCTCGTGGTCGTCGTGTTGTGGTGCGAACTGCTGCTGCGCAACGTCGGTATCGCATTGCTCGTAGCCACATCACCGATCGCCGCAGCCGGAATGGTCAGCGGGAACACGCAACAGTGGTGGTCCAAGACCGTGCGCGCCACGATTCAGCTGATCCTCTTGAAGCCGACGGTGGCCATCATCTTCGCCTTGGGTTTCTCGCTGGCGGGCAAAGGCAAGTCGATGTCGTCAGTCCTGACCGGCATGCTCATGCTCCTGGTCGCGGCACTGGCCTGGCCGATCCTGGCGAAGTTCATGACCTGGATGTCGGCCCACTCCGGTGGCGCGGCTGGCATGGGTGCGGTCCTTGGCTTCGCGGCTGGACAGGCAACGATCAAACGGTCCGGTGTTGCCGGGGCGGCCTCGGGCGCCGAGTTCGGGGCCTCGACCTCGGATCGCACAATGCAGATCGCGGCGACCAGAATGTCGGCCGCCCGCGGCACGGCGGGCGCGACGAAGGCAGCTGCTGCCGCCGGTGGCCTGGCACCGGTCGTTGCGGCGCTGCAAGCCGCTCAAAAGGGCGCCAACTCGCTGGCGCAGCGGATGGAAACCACGGCCGCGCACGCCGGGCTCGACAACGCCAATCCCTATGCGACTCCGGCCGGGCATCCCACCGGACACCCGACGATCCCTGCCGTCGCCGGAGACATCTCATCAGGACTGCGTTCCACCACCACGACACCGGTTGCTGACCGCGCCGCCTCGGCCGAACCACCGCCGCCACCCATCCCACCAGCGACCACTGACAGGCAGCACTGGCGCGAGGGCCGCGAACCGGCCTCGGCGTCCACGAACGTGCCGTCACCGCCACCGGTCTCGGCGGTTCACGACCTCCGTGAGCCCAAGCGCTTCCACGGGCCCCCACCGCCTCGGCGCTGAGACACCTCTCTATCCACTACATAAATCCCTTCAGGATGGTGATACTCCATGTCTACAAACGAGTCCTCGTCGAAGCCGCGCACCTACTTCGGCTGGCAACCCGAAAAAGTAAACTTCATGTTCGGCCTCAGCGCCAGGCGCACGATCCTATTGGGATCAGCGGCCTTGTTGACGGCGTGGCCGTTGGCGGTATCAGCCGTGTCATCGGGCTGGGTGTGCTGGCCCATGGCCATGATCCTGGCCGCCTCGGCGCTGGTGCGCATCGGTGGCCGCACCGTCGATGAATGGGCCGCCTCGGCTCTGTCGTACGAGCTGGGGGCATGGCGCAACCTGCACAAATTCGTCGCCGGCCCCTGGCGGCCGACAGGGCGCAACGCCCCCGCCTCGGGACAACCAGACCTGCCCGGTGTGCTCGCGCCGCTGGAGATCCTGGAGGCGCCATACCCGGGTTCGGCGATCCCACTGGCGATCGCGCATCACCGCCTCGACCACACCTACACCGCCGTAGCGAAGGTGCGGTTCTCCGGGATCGGCCTGGCCGACTCCGATCACCGTGTGCGCCGTATCGACGGGTGGGGAGGTCTGCTGGCCAGTTTGTGCACCGAAGGAAACCCGATCGTGCGGATGCAGGTCTTGCAGCGCACCGTGCCCGAGTCGGGGGCGCAACTACGCAACTGGCACCAGGAGCACCTGGCCGATGACGCTCCCGAAGCGGCGGTGGCCATCACCGAGAGTCTGTTGTCGACGGCCACCGTGGCAACGTCCACACGCGAGACCTACCTGGCGTTCACAATGGATGCCTCGCGCGCTGCCAGCGCGATACGTTCCGCGGGTGGCGGCTCGGCCGGGGCGGCAGTGGTGCTGACACGGCAGCTGCGGGCCTTGACCCCGCAGATCGCTGCCGCCGATCTCCACCTCGACCAATGGTTGTCGCCGCGCGATCTCGCCGAAGTCATCCGCACCAGCTTCGACCCCGATTCCACCAGGCCGATGGCCGAGCGTCGCGCCCGCACACCGCGCCAGGGCGACAACGATGGGCTTGGCGTCGGCGCCGATCCGGTGGCGGCGGGACCGCTGTTCGCCGACGCTGGAAGGGGCGTGTACCGCCACGACGGCGCCACCTCGGTGACGTACTGGGTGGCGCAATGGCCCAGGAGCGAAGTCCACCCCACCGTCCTGGGGCCGCTGCTAGCCGAAGGTGTCCATCGCCGGTCGATGTCGATGCACTACGAGCCGCTGGCGCCCCGAGCCGCGGAGCGAGAAGTGATGCGGGAACGCACCAGCCGGTCGGTGGCCGTGCGGATGCGCCAACGCACCGGGCAAGTCGTTCCCGAGCATGAGCGAGCGGCACTGGCTCGCGCCGAAGCCCAAGACTCCGAACGAGCCGCCGGGCATGGCCTGGTGCGGGCCACCGGCTACATCACCGTCACCGTCACCGACCCCAGCGACCTGGATGACGCCTGCGCGGCAGTCGAAGCCGACGCGGCCAGCGCCCGGGTGGAACTGCACCGCATGTGGTTCGCCGCCGACATCGGCTTCAGCTGCTCGGTTCTGCCCCTGGGCTACGGCATCCCGAAGAAACGCTGGTAACGAGGAGTCCCACCATGACACTGATCAAACCCACACCCGGCAAGAAACCCACCAAACCCGGACGGCCCGAAAAGGCCGCGCCGCTGCCACAAGCCGATCTCGCCGATCTCCTGGGACTGAGCACCGCTGCGGCTTCCACGAAAGAACTGGTGCCGCAACAGAACGACCGGGACCGCCCCAAGGCCCCGTCGATGCCTGTTCCACCGCGTCGCGGCTACGCCCGCCCGTTCTGCGGTCGAGCACCGCTGCCTCCGGCTGTGCCTGTGGTCCGGGGCTCGACCGGCCAGCTCTCGGGCCTCTACCCATTCCTTTATGGCCACTCACTGCCTCCGGTTGGCGTCTACATGGGAATCGACTGCCTGTCGGGAGCGGCGTTCAGCTGCCATCCGATCGAATGGCTGCACCACGGCCTTGTCACGAACCCGAACATTCTGGTGACCGGTGTTCCCGGCGCCGGCAAATCCGCCACCGTCAAAGCCCTCGCCTTGCGATTGATGGCCTACGGCGTCAAGACGTTCGTTCTCGGCGACCTGAAGAACGAATACGCCGCACTGGCCCGAACCTTGGGCGTGGAACCGGTGGAGCTGGGCCCGGGACTTCCCGGTCGCGTCAACCCTCTCGACTCCGGCCCGTTGGGTCGAAACCTGCCGCCCGCGGGCCCGCAACTGGATGAGCGACTGGCCGAGATCCACCGGCGCCGCATCACCTTGCTGTCGTCGCTTGTGGAGATGCGGCTGCACCGCCCACTGACACCCACCGAGGAAGCCGCAGTCTCGCAAGCCATCCGCCACGCCGCCGGCATCGCGACAGGCACGACCTATCTGACCGACCCCACCATCCCCGACGTCTGGCGGCTGTTGCGCGACCCGGTCGACGACATGGCCACCGAGCTACGCACCGCCGGTGCCACCGACCTTCGCGAACGAGTGCGACCCGTGGCCGACGCCATCGGCAACATGATCACCGGCAGCCTCTCGGGATTGTTCGACGGCCCCACCACCGTGGCCCCCGACTTCACCGCACCGATCCAAACCGTCGACATCTCCCGGCTCGACGGCCGCGGCGACGACACCGTGGCCATGATCCTGGCGTGCGTCTCCTCCTGGGGACAAGCCGCCATCGACGACCCGAACGGACCGGTGCGAATGGTCGTGCGCGACGAACTGTGGCGGGCGATGCGCATCCCCGCCATGGTGAAGAAACTCGACGCCGACCTACGGCTGTCGCGCTCCCAAGGCACGATCCAGATGTTGTGCAGCCATCGGCTATCCGACTTCGAAGCCGTCGGATCGGCCGGATCCGCTGAGGTCGCCATCGCCAAATCTTTGATCGGCTCGTGTGACGTGCGAGTGTGCCTGGCCCAAGACACCGCGCCCCTGAACATCACGCGCGAAGTCATCGGACTGACCGACACCGAAGCGGCCCACATCGCCAGCTGGGGCGCCGAACAACGCGGACGCGCCCTGTGGAAAGTCGGCCGTACCAGCTCCAGCATCGTCCACACAGTTCTGTCTCCTGTCGAGTTGGAACTGTTCTGGACCAACGAACGCATGACCGTCTAGGGGCCTCGATGTCCGATCACACCACCGTCACCCGGCCGCTGTTGTCGACACCGGCCGAATACGCCATGGCCCTCCTCTTGGCCGCGATCGCGATCACGACCGCATGGGTGTGGAGCGCGGGCCAACTGGCAGCGATCACCACGTCGTGGTCGTGGCTGCACGTCGGCATCGGCGACGCCTTCACCACCGCCTTGCAGCTGCCCCGGCATCTGGAGGATCCGAGATTGGCCTGGCCAATTACAGCGCGAGGGCAGTTGCCGGGGCCGGTCGGCATGTACGCCGCCTTCGTCCTGGCCGGTATCGGGTACGCCGTCCTCGGCGCTGTCGTCGTGCGGTGGATGGCCGGTCGGCGACGGCGTCGCGGGTTCGCGTCCCGAACCGACCTCGCCAAGTCCCTGACGCCGTCGGCGGCCCGAGCCCGCGCCGCCCGGCTTCGCCCCGAACTGGGCCACAAGCCCTCGGTCAGGGACGTGTCGGTGGATCTGGGAACCGCAGTCGGGACCGGCCAGAAGCTGGCCGCGCCGATCGATTCCTCCGTACTCGTCCTGGCCGCCCCGCGGGTCGGCAAGACGTCGCAGCTGATCATTCCCTGGCTGGCGGACTGGCCGGGCCCGGCACTGGCGACGTCGGTGCGCCGCGACGTCGCCGACAACACCTACCAATTGCGGCAGCGCACCGGGCCGGTGGCCGTTCTCGACTTGACCGGCACCTCGTGGCCCGATCTCTTGGCGTGGTCGCCGTTGGACGGCTGCCAGGGATTCGACAAGGCCAGGCAGCGCGCTGACGTCATGATCTCCATCGGCAAGTCCGAATCCTCTGACTCGACCAATGCGGGCTTCTTCGGGCTGACCGCGACCAACTTGATGGCCGGCTGGCTGCACGCCGCGGCCATCAGCGACGCCACGATGAGCGACGTCCTTCGCTGGTCCCTCAACGAACGCGACGACACACCGGTGAGGATCCTGGCCGACGCCGGAACCAACGCCGCCGACGGCATCGCCGACCTGTTGGACGACATCTACCGTTCGCCCTCCGACACCCGCTCCAACATGTGGTCAACCGTCCAGACCGGAGTCGCGCCGCTGCTGGCGACCCACGCCCGACGAACCTTCTGCCCCCCGCCGGGCGCCGGGTTCAACATCGAGGAGTTCCTGCGCCAATCAGGCACCCTGTATGTCCACGTTGCCGACGACGAAGCCGGCCACTTGGCCCCGCTGGTCTCGGCGTTCGTCGACGAGGTCACCCGCACCGCCAAGCGCATCGGCGACGCACACCCCACCGGCCGTATTGACCCACCTTTGGGGATGATCCTGGACGAGGTCAACAACGTCTCGCCCTTGCCGAATCTGCCGTCGCTGATGAGTTACGCCGCCGGTTCCGGCATCTTCATCGCCGCGGTCCTGCAATCGCTGGCCGGGGCTCGGGAACGTTGGGGTCGCGAAGGTGCCGACAAGCTGTGGGCCGCGGCCACCGTCAAGATCGCGCTCGGCGGTCTACCCGAAGACGAGCTGCAACGATTCTCCACACTGGTCGGCGAATACCGGGAGAAGCTGACCACGCCCCAATACAGCCACCACGGCACACACCTGTCCACCACTCTGGTCGACCGCAAGATCCTCAGCCCTGCCGAGATCCGCACCCTGTCGGAGTCCGAGCGCGAAGCGCTGGTCGTCCACGCGACCACCCCGGCCGTCAAAGCCCGGCTGGCACGTCACTACGAAACCAAGCACGCCAAAGCGTATGCCGCATCAGTGGAAGCGATGCAGCAAGCCACTACGACTGCACCAGAACCGATGCCAGAAACAACGGCTCCCTGGAAGCTCCCGAACGGAGGCCAGTCATGACAATGCCCGCGCTGACTCCGACCGCAAGACTGAAACCGGCCCGCGCCGTGACCCGGGTGATTCCCCGACGACTGCGTCACCGCGGAACGAACACGCATCCAGAAGCCGAGCATGCGTTGCCCCAGCGCCTCACCGAGTGGCATGCCATGGCTCCTTTGCAGCGAGCCCAAGCCTGGAGCGAACTGGTGGATTGGGTCGCCTGGCTACACGACCGCTACGAACTGTCGGTCGCCAACCGGCTCCCGGCCTGCTGGCCCGGCCACCCCGGCCTGATCGAAGAACTGTGGGCCCTGCGGCTATGGCGACGCGATATCTACTCCACCCAGGACACTGATTCGGGCAGTGCCCCGAATGGGCTCGGTCAACCGGCCCGGTATTGGCACACCGAGCTTCACAACGTGATCACCCGCGCCGAACAGTTCTACGCCAGCAAATGCCGCTCCGGGCACAAGCCGGCCGCAACTCTGACCGACCACCCCGAGACCGTCCGCGAATGGCATGCCGCCGATCCCCTCATCGGCGTCGCCACCATGCCAGCCGGAGCCGACCCGGCCAACGACATCGACGGGGGTGCGACCGTGGCCGAAACCATCATGACCGCAGCGTTCCTGCGCGGCACCGCCAAACCGGTCAACAACACCGCCGGGCAGTTCGCCTGGTACCGCGGATCCTGGTGGGCACCCGACGGCCCTAACTGGGTCTCCGTTCCCGACTCGACGATGACCGCCTGGCTCGATAATCACGCCGCGCACGTTCGCACCACCGAGGCGGCAGTAGTCGGCACACCCACCAAATCGACTCGAACACCGTAACCACCGAAGGAACTTGTCATGTCCACGTTGACCAACCGCGCCGAAGCCGCGCTCGTCGGCGCACTGCTGAACGACACCACCACCGAGAACCTCCCAAGCCTCGACTGGCACGATTTCTCCCACCCCGGCCTCGCCGAGGTGTACCGGGCGCTGACCTACCTGCGCAGCGAACACCCGACCCTCCATGGCGAAGACTTGGTGCGCGCCACCGCTGATCGCGCCAACACCCCAGGACTCGACGCCGCGCGGCTCGGCGAGTTGCGCGAAGACTGCCCACGACCCGAACACGTCACCGCGTACGCCCGGATCGTCGCCACCAACTCCTTCCACCGACAACTCACCCACCACGCCGACAACCTCACCCACTCCGTGACTCAAGGCGACAGCGACGCGCACCTCAAACGCATCGCCGAGGTCATCACCCGCCAAGCACAGGCGTACACCACCATGGACAAACCCGGCACCTTGACGCACCGGCAGCCCCAGGACGACCCTGCCTCTGAAGCACAACAACTCGAAGAACAGGTCCTCGCCGGGCTCATCCAATACCCGGAACAAGGCAACACCCTGGCCGCGATGCTGCCCTCCGAAGCCATCACCGACCCCCACCGGCGCGAGATCTTCGAAACCGCGATATCCCTGGCCTCATGCGGTGACCACATCGACGAAGCCATCCTCGACTGGGAACTGGCCCGCAACCGCGTCATCCAACACCTCGCCACCGGGGTTCAGCCAGAGCCCAGCCCTCACCGTGAACCCGATACCGTCCTGCTCCACCGGCTGGCCCACACACCCGTCCAAGCCAACACCGCCATCACCGCCGCCCGAACACTGCTCAGCAACCAAGTCCACAATCAACTAAAACAGCACACCAACACCACCACGCCGAACCCATCCAGACGACCAGAACCGCTGGCGACCTTCAACCCGTCCGTCAAACCCCCACCCATTCAAGAGCCACCCGATCCCGCTCTGCGCATTAACGGCAGCCAGGGAGGCCCGCGATGACCACCCCACCTACCGCGGCCACAACCCCGTTGACAATGACCAACCACACGATGACCACTGCCTATCAACAAGGCCAAGTCACTCCCCTGTCCCCCGTCATCACCGAGTTCGTCTACTTCAACGGCGACTGGTGGACCATCGACCCACCCGACGCCTGGATCCGCATCACCGACGACACCTTCGCCAAATTCCTCGACCAGCAGTATTACAAGATGAAATCCACAATAGATCTTTCAGTTCGACATTAACGTGACTGATGTATCCGGTTTCAATACAAATGGTCATTTTGGTTGAGGCACTGAGGTCAAGCACCTTGTAATCAGTAACTTGTCTGGATTCCGCTTGGTAGAGCTGCGGATCCGTTGGCCAAGTTCGACGAAGTCGTCAACGGGCATCAGAATTTCTTGGTCGCATGGCTCGGGAAGGTCACTAGGGATCATGGATTTGTCTCTGGGATGACAGAAGATCCAGCGTCGTGCGTTGGCGATTGTCACGGTGTTGAAGAAGGAAGGGGGCAGTTGGCTGGGACGCTCCAGTCGATCAGCCACGCCTGCGGCAACTGCTTCGTATGAAAGGGCTCGCATGAGTGGGCCGGGGTTTCCCATAAGCAACCCGACCTCACGTGAGAGTGGCAAGGCCAGCCCCCAAGCATTCATAAGCCCCACCCCCATCTCAGGTGGATGGTCATTGCGCGGAATGATGCTGACTGGGGTGTCGGATGTGCATAGACTCTGTCCACTGTATCGCAATAGAAGCCACGGCCTGCCGATGAAGTAGCGGATCATCTGCGGTAGAAGTCGCGCCAGTTGTTCCATGTGCGTGCGAGCCGAAACGCGGATCGGCGGGCCATTGGAAGTGGTTGCCTGAGCCCAGAGACGATCAGCTTCTTTCTCAGTGATCTCGCGCCCGTGCCGATCCTTGAAGTATGCGACTACACCTTCTCTGCCTTGCAGGCTGATTTCGGCTTTCAAGAAGGTAGCAGCGAACTGCTCGGTGTGCCGTCTCTGGTTTGGGCCCCGGAAATATTGGGCAGCAGCAAATTCTGCGAGTACAGCACGCGACTTCGGATCCAGTGGCCATGCGTCATCTTCAATCACCAAACGGATGATGCGGGCTGCACGATCCTCCATGTCTCCGAGTACCTTCTCGAAAAACGCCGACTGATTCACATCTACGGTATTGAGAGTGTAGAAATCCTTGTGCATGGCGGCCTTCGCGACGCTCTGGTCAAAACGCCGGACACCCGGAAGCTCGACAGTGGTAATACGACCCTTATCAGCAAAGCGTTCCAGGTAGAACCGTGGAACCGTATGGTGACGGCGTGGAAGGTCTGGCATACGCTCAGAGTAGACACGTGGTACGACAGGTGGGAGTTCACGATGTAGGCTGACTCAGCCCAGTCGTCAACGCGCCCTAAGAGATCAGGTTACTGGGTCATGCTTGTGCTAACGGATCGTCGGTCCCATATTCAGTATCCAACCTTCATGGGGTGAGCTCACATATTTGAAGTAGCAGCGCGCACAGAACGGCTGACGCCCGGACCACTGGGAACGGATTCAAAAAGTCCGTATATAGATTCGGCGTAGGTAGGAAGCGAGTGTCACGGTTGAAGGTTCTAGGGGTGAACGCGGCTGGTACCCGCTTGTGGCTTTCTCTGATGAATGTGGACAGGGTGTTGGAACCTGACCCAGCTTGGGTTGAGCTGCATGAGGGTACCGAAGCCGGATATGCCATGACGTCGTTCCAATCTGATTGCCGTCACGCGTTGACCGCTTCGTCGCCTGACCGGGTGGTCATCTTGGACATGGAACAAGTCGGCAAGGGCCCCACGGTCACAGCATTGCGGACCCGATTCACCGCAGAAGCTTTGCTGGCATCATGCGCGGTAGAGCAGGGAATACGCTGTGTCCGACTCGCCCGTGCGACACTGCGATCCCGACTGAGTCTTCCCCGCAAG containing:
- a CDS encoding conjugal transfer protein TrbL family protein, whose amino-acid sequence is MSAFCNPFSTNPADIAECVAEGQKAGGAIDAALNPFEAICQAFAEAAADMLKEFAKAFAKFPNIDVTDPGVTDVYSLSMGIGIFAAVILLLLQTARTAITHEGKALAEGLVGVGKAALAMMLTLSLTTAGLLAADELTKWIIKESFGSVEKLTKRLSSFLVIETVANLPQMLLIALLVMLVVVVLWCELLLRNVGIALLVATSPIAAAGMVSGNTQQWWSKTVRATIQLILLKPTVAIIFALGFSLAGKGKSMSSVLTGMLMLLVAALAWPILAKFMTWMSAHSGGAAGMGAVLGFAAGQATIKRSGVAGAASGAEFGASTSDRTMQIAATRMSAARGTAGATKAAAAAGGLAPVVAALQAAQKGANSLAQRMETTAAHAGLDNANPYATPAGHPTGHPTIPAVAGDISSGLRSTTTTPVADRAASAEPPPPPIPPATTDRQHWREGREPASASTNVPSPPPVSAVHDLREPKRFHGPPPPRR
- a CDS encoding DnaB-like helicase N-terminal domain-containing protein translates to MSTLTNRAEAALVGALLNDTTTENLPSLDWHDFSHPGLAEVYRALTYLRSEHPTLHGEDLVRATADRANTPGLDAARLGELREDCPRPEHVTAYARIVATNSFHRQLTHHADNLTHSVTQGDSDAHLKRIAEVITRQAQAYTTMDKPGTLTHRQPQDDPASEAQQLEEQVLAGLIQYPEQGNTLAAMLPSEAITDPHRREIFETAISLASCGDHIDEAILDWELARNRVIQHLATGVQPEPSPHREPDTVLLHRLAHTPVQANTAITAARTLLSNQVHNQLKQHTNTTTPNPSRRPEPLATFNPSVKPPPIQEPPDPALRINGSQGGPR
- a CDS encoding type IV secretory system conjugative DNA transfer family protein; protein product: MSDHTTVTRPLLSTPAEYAMALLLAAIAITTAWVWSAGQLAAITTSWSWLHVGIGDAFTTALQLPRHLEDPRLAWPITARGQLPGPVGMYAAFVLAGIGYAVLGAVVVRWMAGRRRRRGFASRTDLAKSLTPSAARARAARLRPELGHKPSVRDVSVDLGTAVGTGQKLAAPIDSSVLVLAAPRVGKTSQLIIPWLADWPGPALATSVRRDVADNTYQLRQRTGPVAVLDLTGTSWPDLLAWSPLDGCQGFDKARQRADVMISIGKSESSDSTNAGFFGLTATNLMAGWLHAAAISDATMSDVLRWSLNERDDTPVRILADAGTNAADGIADLLDDIYRSPSDTRSNMWSTVQTGVAPLLATHARRTFCPPPGAGFNIEEFLRQSGTLYVHVADDEAGHLAPLVSAFVDEVTRTAKRIGDAHPTGRIDPPLGMILDEVNNVSPLPNLPSLMSYAAGSGIFIAAVLQSLAGARERWGREGADKLWAAATVKIALGGLPEDELQRFSTLVGEYREKLTTPQYSHHGTHLSTTLVDRKILSPAEIRTLSESEREALVVHATTPAVKARLARHYETKHAKAYAASVEAMQQATTTAPEPMPETTAPWKLPNGGQS
- a CDS encoding PrgI family protein, whose amino-acid sequence is MSTNESSSKPRTYFGWQPEKVNFMFGLSARRTILLGSAALLTAWPLAVSAVSSGWVCWPMAMILAASALVRIGGRTVDEWAASALSYELGAWRNLHKFVAGPWRPTGRNAPASGQPDLPGVLAPLEILEAPYPGSAIPLAIAHHRLDHTYTAVAKVRFSGIGLADSDHRVRRIDGWGGLLASLCTEGNPIVRMQVLQRTVPESGAQLRNWHQEHLADDAPEAAVAITESLLSTATVATSTRETYLAFTMDASRAASAIRSAGGGSAGAAVVLTRQLRALTPQIAAADLHLDQWLSPRDLAEVIRTSFDPDSTRPMAERRARTPRQGDNDGLGVGADPVAAGPLFADAGRGVYRHDGATSVTYWVAQWPRSEVHPTVLGPLLAEGVHRRSMSMHYEPLAPRAAEREVMRERTSRSVAVRMRQRTGQVVPEHERAALARAEAQDSERAAGHGLVRATGYITVTVTDPSDLDDACAAVEADAASARVELHRMWFAADIGFSCSVLPLGYGIPKKRW
- a CDS encoding VirB4 family type IV secretion system protein, giving the protein MTLIKPTPGKKPTKPGRPEKAAPLPQADLADLLGLSTAAASTKELVPQQNDRDRPKAPSMPVPPRRGYARPFCGRAPLPPAVPVVRGSTGQLSGLYPFLYGHSLPPVGVYMGIDCLSGAAFSCHPIEWLHHGLVTNPNILVTGVPGAGKSATVKALALRLMAYGVKTFVLGDLKNEYAALARTLGVEPVELGPGLPGRVNPLDSGPLGRNLPPAGPQLDERLAEIHRRRITLLSSLVEMRLHRPLTPTEEAAVSQAIRHAAGIATGTTYLTDPTIPDVWRLLRDPVDDMATELRTAGATDLRERVRPVADAIGNMITGSLSGLFDGPTTVAPDFTAPIQTVDISRLDGRGDDTVAMILACVSSWGQAAIDDPNGPVRMVVRDELWRAMRIPAMVKKLDADLRLSRSQGTIQMLCSHRLSDFEAVGSAGSAEVAIAKSLIGSCDVRVCLAQDTAPLNITREVIGLTDTEAAHIASWGAEQRGRALWKVGRTSSSIVHTVLSPVELELFWTNERMTV
- a CDS encoding DUF4238 domain-containing protein, producing the protein MPDLPRRHHTVPRFYLERFADKGRITTVELPGVRRFDQSVAKAAMHKDFYTLNTVDVNQSAFFEKVLGDMEDRAARIIRLVIEDDAWPLDPKSRAVLAEFAAAQYFRGPNQRRHTEQFAATFLKAEISLQGREGVVAYFKDRHGREITEKEADRLWAQATTSNGPPIRVSARTHMEQLARLLPQMIRYFIGRPWLLLRYSGQSLCTSDTPVSIIPRNDHPPEMGVGLMNAWGLALPLSREVGLLMGNPGPLMRALSYEAVAAGVADRLERPSQLPPSFFNTVTIANARRWIFCHPRDKSMIPSDLPEPCDQEILMPVDDFVELGQRIRSSTKRNPDKLLITRCLTSVPQPK